From Corvus moneduloides isolate bCorMon1 chromosome 2, bCorMon1.pri, whole genome shotgun sequence, one genomic window encodes:
- the USP35 gene encoding ubiquitin carboxyl-terminal hydrolase 35, whose protein sequence is MDKILEAVVMSSYPNNVKQGLVRRVIEAAKQPMDSEQCWSMLELSTKLYLTGDTKYKREIGKEVLEVYGHYHPEEFEEFFNVRFLLSLLQEGYGPLGKRSHYVLDYIQLGLQFVLESPSANSIFSLLRIEVLRKVCERPSPKQCAKISKLLTQHPQCIPTGKHQLLFCQQLIRCIGQFQCVSEGEEEIMEFLEQVNKVSGLLQRIWRTQTSAILPSLKELFTIISSTEEQEAPSNALASVVQFVPLELMDGVIRNLTNDDSITDVQMMMAIGRMIDWVSWPLGKNIDKWIIALLKGLAAVKKFSILIEVTLSKIEKVFSKLLYPIVREGALSVLQYMLLSFQHSHEAFHLLLPHIPRLVASLKKEDSNSATSSLEQLAELIHCMFFRFSGFPDLYEPVLEAVKALPIPNEDRIKHLLGQNAWTSQKNELACFYPRLASKSETGKIGLINLGNTCYMNSIIQSLFMASDFRHSVLNLTEGNSQPLMTKLQWLFAFLEHSQRPAISPESFFSASWPPWFTPGAQQDCSEYLKYLLDRLHEEEKTGKRIYQKLKESSLMSQAVEHHYLNKTLIEKMFGGKMMTKIRCLKCLNVSSREEAFTDLSLAFPPSDRNVRGSTSILPVEEIGPQFIEPPENAGQLTGSPWIRRKAPKASDHAAPPVSVETLRFQEPGEAANPVRGNDVGVDAAKDPLSTFGEQACAPKDSRSVPDLINYFLSPERLTAENKYHCEKCASLQDAEKVAELTEGPHYLILTLLRFSFDPRTMKRKKILDNVSIPVVLKLPILVAPEETEEVCQHGKDGAVPGSGFMTVVYDLCSVVVHSGISSESGHYYCYSRECTDTVPDGQPRDGVPKPASDKQLDFEIQWYLFNDTRVSFSSFESVSNVTSFFPKDTAYVLFYRQRPGRQSCLLHEALAEAGRLHGEPSLHKELMEAISKDNILFLQEQEKEARNRAAYISALPKSPLWWRDLDRDKDDDSSSGGCSPAAGGGGSGSFHGLVF, encoded by the exons ATGGATAAGATACTAGAAGCTGTGGTGATGTCCTCTTACCCCAACAACGTGAAGCAAGGGCTTGTGAGGCGTGTCATCGAGGCGGCGAAGCAGCCCATGGACAGCGAGCAGTGCTGGTCCATGCTGGAGCTGTCCACCAAGCTTTATCTCACTGGAGACACCAAGTATAAAAGAGAGATTGGGAAAGAGGTTTTGGAGGTCTATGGCCACTATCACCCAGAGGAATTTGAGGAGTTCTTCAACGTCCGCTTCCTGCTGAGTCTCCTCCAAGAAGGCTATGGACCTCTGGGGAAGAGAAGCCATTATGTACTTGATTATATCCAGTTAGGACTGCAGTTTGTCCTGGAAAGCCCATCAGCAAACAGCATCTTCAGCTTACTGAGGATCGAGGTGCTCCGGAAAGTCTGTGAGAGACCCAGCCCCAAGCAGTGTGCGAAGATCAGCAAACTCTTAACCCAGCATCCTCAGTGCATTCCCACGGGAAAACACcagctcttgttctgtcagCAGCTGATCCGGTGCATTGGGCAGTTCCAGTGCGTATCCGAGGGGGAAGAGGAGATCATGGAGTTTTTGGAGCAGGTGAACAAAGTGAGTGGTCTCCTGCAGAGGATCTGGAGGACTCAGACCTCAGCCATCCTGCCCTCGTTGAAAGAACTGTTCACTATCATTTCTTCAAcag aggagcaggaagcGCCATCCAATGCCTTGGCCAGCGTGGTTCAGTTTGTCCCTCTGGAGCTCATGGATGGTGTCATAAGAAACCTAACCAATGATGACAGCATCACTGATGTGCAAATGATGATGGCCATTGGCAG GATGATTGACTGGGTGTCCTGGCCCCTGGGAAAGAACATAGACAAGTGGATCATTGCTCTGCTGAAGGGTTTGGCTGCAGTGAAAAAGTTCAGCATCTTGATCGAAGTCACTCtttcaaaaatagaaaag GTCTTCTCGAAGTTGCTGTACCCCATCGTGAGGGAGGGAGCTTTGTCTGTCCTGCAGTACATGCTGCTGAGCTTCCAGCACTCCCACGAGGCATTTCACTTG ctacTCCCTCACATCCCCAGGCTGGTGGCCTCTTTGAAGAAGGAGGATTCCAATTCTGCAACcagctccctggagcagctggctgAGCTCATCCACTGCATGTTCTTCCGCTTCTCAGGATTCCCAGACCTCTATGAACCAGTCCTAGAAGCAGTTAAA GCTCTCCCAATTCCAAATGAGGACCGGATTAAACATCTCTTGGGACAAAATGCTTGGACCTCCCAGAAGAATGAGCTAGCCTGCTTCTACCCACGCCTGGCATCTAAGTCAGAGACGGGAAAGATTGGGTTAATTAACTTGGGAAACACCTGCTACATGAACAGCATCATACAGTCTCTTTTCATGGCTTCAGA cttTCGGCATTCAGTGTTGAATTTAACTGAAGGCAACTCCCAGCCCCTGATGACAAAGCTCCAGTGGCTCTTTGCATTTTTGGAGCACAGTCAG CGACCTGCCATCTCCCCTGAGAGCTTCTTCTCTGCCTCCTGGCCACCCTGGTTCACccctggagctcagcaggaCTGCTCAGAGTACCTCAAGTACTTGCTGGACCG ATtgcatgaagaagaaaaaactggaaaaaggaTCTACCAGAAACTCAAGGAATCCAGCTTGATGTCTCAGGCGGTGGAGCATCATTACTTAAACAAGACATTGATTGAGAAGATGTTTGGGGGTAAAATGATGACAAAGATCCGCTGCTTGAAGTGCCTGAATGTTTCCTCCCGAGAAGAAGCCTTCACAGACCTGTCCCTGGCTTTTCCTCCATCAGACAGGAATGTGCGTGGGAGCACATCTATTCTACCAGTGGAAGAAATTGGCCCACAGTTCATTGAGCCTCCTGAAAATGCAGGCCAGCTTACGGGCTCTCCCTGGATCCGGAGGAAGGCCCCCAAGGCCAGTGACCATGCAGCCCCACCAGTGTCGGTGGAAACATTACGCTTCCAGGAaccaggagaagcagcaaatcCTGTACGTGGCAATGATGTTGGGGTGGATGCAGCCAAAGACCCTCTCTCAACTTTTGGGGAGCAGGCATGTGCTCCCAAGGACTCCAGATCCGTGCCAGATTTAATCAACTATTTTCTATCCCCAGAGAGACTGACAGCAGAGAATAAATACCACTGTGAGAAATGTGCATCCTTGCAGGATGCTGAGAAGGTGGCAGAGCTGACAGAGGGTCCACACTACCTCATCCTCACACTGCTGCGGTTTTCCTTCGACCCACGGActatgaagaggaagaagatcTTGGACAATGTCTCCATCCCTGTGGTACTCAAGCTACCCATCCTTGTTGCTCCAGAGGAAACTGAGGAGGTTTGCCAGCATGGGAAGGATGGTGCTGTCCCAGGGAGCGGCTTCATGACTGTTGTGTATGACCTCTGCAGTGTGGTGGTGCATTCAGGCATCTCCTCTGAGAGTGGCCACTACTACTGCTACTCCAGGGAGTGCACCGACACTGTCCCTGACGGGCAGCCCCGGGATGGGGTGCCAAAACCAGCCTCTGACAAACAGTTGGACTTTGAAATCCAGTGGTACCTCTTCAATGACACCAGagtttccttctcctccttcgAATCGGTCAGCAACGTCACCTCGTTCTTCCCCAAAGACACGGCCTACGTCCTCTTCTACCGGCAGCGTCCGGGCcggcagagctgcctgctgcacGAGGCTCTGGCTGAGGCCGGCCGCCTGCATGGCGAACCCTCTCTCCACAAGGAATTGATGGAAGCCATTTCCAAAGACAACATCCTCTTCTTGCAG gagcaggaaaaagaagCGCGGAACAGAGCCGCCTATATTTCTGCCTTGCCGAAATCCCCGCTCTGGTGGAGAGACTTGGACAGGGACAAGGATGATGACAGCTCgtctgggggctgcagcccagcagcggGTGGGGGCGGATCCGGCTCCTTCCATGGACTCGTCTTTTAG
- the KCTD21 gene encoding BTB/POZ domain-containing protein KCTD21 codes for MSEPITLNVGGKLYTTSLSTLTSFPDSMLGAMFSGKIPTKKDSQGNCFIDRDGKIFRYILNFLRTSHLDLPEDFQEMGLLRREVDFYQIQPLIEALQEKEVELSKAEKNAMLNITLDQKTQTVHFTVREAPQIYSLSSSNMEVFSAHIFSTSCLFLKLLGSKLYYCFNGNLSSISSYLQDPNHLTLDWVASVEGLPEEEYTRQNLKRLWVVPDNKQINSFQVFVEEVLKIAMSDGFCIDSAHPHTSDFMNNKIIRLIRYK; via the coding sequence ATGTCAGAACCTATCACGCTCAATGTTGGCGGAAAACTCTATACCACCTCTCTGTCCACTCTGACTAGCTTTCCAGACTCCATGCTGGGGGCCATGTTTAGTGGGAAGATCCCAACCAAGAAGGACAGCCAAGGCAACTGCTTTATTGACAGAGATGGCAAAATCTTCCGCTATATCCTGAACTTTTTACGAACTTCTCACTTGGACCTCCCTGAAGACTTTCAGGAAATGGGCTTACTGCGGCGGGAAGTAGATTTTTATCAAATTCAGCCCCTGATTGAGGCCTTGCAGGAGAAGGAGGTAGAGCTTtctaaagcagagaaaaatgccaTGCTCAACATCACCCTCGATCAGAAGACCCAGACCGTTCACTTCACCGTCCGAGAAGCACCCCAGATTTACAGCCTGTCTTCCTCCAACATGGAAGTGTTCAGCGCTCATATCTTCTCCACGTCATGCCTGTTCCTGAAGCTTCTTGGTTCCAAACTTTACTATTGTTTCAATGGAAACCTTTCCTCAATATCCAGTTACCTGCAGGACCCCAACCACTTGACGTTAGATTGGGTTGCAAGTGTGGAAGGCCTTCCCGAAGAGGAGTACACCAGGCAGAACTTGAAGAGACTCTGGGTGGTGCCAGATAATAAGCAAATCAATAGTTTCCAGGTGTTTGTGGAAGAAGTGCTGAAAATAGCCATGAGTGATGGTTTCTGCATAGATTCTGCTCATCCGCATACTTCAGATTTCATGAATAATAAGATTATTCGCCTAATTCGGTACAAGTAG